In the genome of Ficedula albicollis isolate OC2 chromosome 4A, FicAlb1.5, whole genome shotgun sequence, the window tccttgctgAGCTCCTCCGAGCTGTCCTTGCTGGGGCCCACACTGCCCTGGTAGGCTTGGGTCTGCTTGTTCTGTTCATCCACAGCTGGATCCAGAGAGGGGCATTAAAGGGGGTCTGTGCAGCCCTGTGGCCCCTCCTCATGCCAGCCCTGTAGGGCTCGTGCCAGGAAGGGCACAGGGTGGGGccactgctgccatcccaaGGATGAACAAAGGCTGCTGCAGCATAAGGGAAGCTGCCGCTCCCACCACTCCCTCACCTTTCTCAGTCTGCTCAATGATTTGCCGCAGGGCTTTCTTCAGGCTGTTTGCCCGCAGCATGAGCTGCTCCTTGGATTTGAAAATGCGAGGCATGGGGCTGGGGTTGAAGCTGCCAGCTTTCTCCTGGTCCTTGACATCAGCCTGTGCCATTTCTTCAGGGACCATGATGGCCTGAGCCTCCTCGTTCAGCTCCCGCACCAGCGAGTCCAGCTTTTCGTTCAGCATGGCGCACTGTGGGGCACCCACCCCGCTCAGCACCTGGCACAAGCTGCTGCCCCCCACCACTGCTGGGtgcttccctgggcactgcGAGTGCCTGGATAGCCCCCAGCACCGGGACACCCCAATACTTGCACAACAAGGGCACAGCCCACGGAGCAgcccctcccctgcagcccacctTCCGTGCCAtcagctcagcctcctgcttGTTCTCCGTTGCCCTCTTGTAAGCCCGCCCAACTTCAGCCACAAAGTCATTGACAGTGCCACAGAGGAACCTGCCGAGGGAAGTGGCTGCAAGTCAAGAGGGGCTGCTGGACAACGcccactgctgcagaggggcagcaccAGGATCATCTGCCAGGCACCAGCAcggctggcagctgctggtggccagctgggacagcctggcCAGAGGGTGAGCAGTGGTCCTGGGGACatgccccagcccagcagagaggcTCTGGCACCCCCATCAACAGCCCCCTCCTTACTTTGCGGAGGAGATCACCACCGAGTGCTTGTCTGACTCCAGGATCTTGGCCAGGTGGAAGGCAACAGAGTCAGCGTAATGGTAGATCTGGACCTGGGGGCACAGGTGGAGACAGCTGGAGCCCTGCCATGTGCCCCACTCAGGGATGGAGCTTTGCCCAGCCAGCCTTGAACTGGGGACGATCAGCCCTTATTCAGCCCACTCCCCACCACTGAGGGCAGCCATGCCTGTGCTGCTAGGCAGAGGGAAGCTCAGTCACATcaggagggaaactgaggcaggggtCTGGAGCACACAGAAGAGCCCAAAGCAGCTGGTTGGCAGCAGACCAGCTCTACCTCACCTTCTGCCTGCTCCCAACTGCACATGCCAGGCTGAGACCTGCCAGGCTCATTTCTCTGCATGCAGCCAACTGCCAGCCCCCTCGTAGCCCCAACCCCTAAGACCCCCAGCACAACCTCTTCCCGTaccatccctccctgtctgcCCCTGAATTGGGCTGAACAAGAACCTGCCCTCCAGCCTCAAGGCCTGAAATGCCAACAGTTCCCACCTGGATGTTGGAGTCCCCGTTATCCTCCTCCTTCAGGGCAGAGGGGGACTGCTTGGGGGCCTCATAGGTCAGCACACTCCACCTGCCAAGCAGAGACCATTGCTTGCCATCTCCTGGCCCTAGCACAGAGACGGGCAaggaacagggacaggctgccctAGAGACGTCAAGGTAGgggggacagccctgctctgtgccctgctcaccGGTCCAGCATCTTGGTGGTGGCCCtttccagcttctccaggatctgcagcagctgagtgtCATCGTCAcacaggctgccccagcccaggaccCGTGCCAGGTCATTGCCAGTCCCCAGTGGCAGGACACCCAGCTGACActgcaggagagaggcagagtgggggagctcagagcagcccccaagggcacctgtgacacctgtgacacccccaaccctgctgtgcccattgCTTGCCAGCACCTGGGGTGCACAGAGTGAGCTGGGGATGGTGCCAGCCTGCACTAGCAATGCCAGGCACTCCCACTCACCTGCTTGTGGAGGCCGAGGGCATCGATCTCAGAAAGCACCCAGCCCACGCTGCCATCCCCACCGCACACCAGGATCCTGAAGGTGGAGAACTTCTGGAAGAGGCGCAGCCTGGGCGGGGGCAAGGAGAGACGGACTGGGTGCTCGCCAGGTGCCCACCAGGATTCCACCAAGGCACCGCCAGGGTGCCCAGGCTGGCGCTTACCCCAAGTGTGGGCCCCCGTTCATGAGGTCAAAGACCTGGGCTGGGTTGAGGAACTGCTTGAACTTGCGCAGAAACTTGACACCCTGGTTGTCCCCGCTCTTGGAGTTGACAAAGGCcaggagagggctggagcaggtcGAGGGGCAGGTGGCTTTCCAGAAACCTGCAGGAAGCCCAAACACACGAGCCCTGGCTCTCACTGCCCACACACACTTCAGGAGAGCAGCGCGTGGACACTCCATCTGTGCCAGGCCCAAGCTAcggggtgctggggcaggaggggcagagaTGGGCATGTCCAGGGGATGGtgaggggcagggggaagagaaggcactgtgcttttaaagaaattagatggggaaagaaatgtgcccaaggcagagcaggactgaCACTGGCCCAGAGCCCACACCCGCCTCAGGCACATCTTGGCCATGCCAGTGCCCTGGCTGGTGTCTGCAGGCTCCTTCccttggcagagcagcagtgctgcagcagggactgcaccAGCCGTCACTGCCTCAGGCACCagcccacagcactgccctcaGAGCCCGTGGGCTGCAACCaggagccccagcactgccacacgGCAGGAGCACGGGGGCAccatccccagagcccagccctccTTGCCTGGCCACGGCTCCATCTCCACCGCCAGCCCAGCCCGCAGAGCAGATGGGCAGCTCGGAGCAGCGGGAGCTGCTGAGTCAGAACGTGGGCTGCAGCGGCAAAGCTCGCTGCCAGCCGTGCCCATACGCCGCAGCAGGACAGCACGGCAGCACAACGGGGACTCAGGCCTTGCTAAGCTGCTCCCAGCCGGGTGGGCAGCAGCTACAGCCAGGGatggctgggctgctggagagggacagggcagggacgCTGCCAGGgatcagccagcagcagctgaggctcTGGAGCCGAGCAGCAGCCGCGTGATGGTTACCCTGACAGCATCCCGATGAGTAACGAGGCAAATGAGCCACCGGCTGAGCTGAGTGGTGAAAAGCATTaaagaatgaagaaagaaatatcCGGAGGAGAAGAACAGATTTTGCTCAGCGGAGGCCAGCTGGGCCCCTCGGGAGAAGGAGGCAGCCGGGGGGGGCCCCCCACGCGCCACATGGCTTCCTGCAgtgtcctgtgccagggcaaAGCTGCGCTCTGCACGACCACAAAACAGCTGAGCTTCAGACACGGAGAAACAACCCAAGCAAGGGCTTTATACTGTCTTGAGAGATGCTGAACCATTGAGGTGCAAGAGGACAGCCCACCTCAGGGGTTtagggctggcacagctgatcccagcacagagccaccaTGCCCTGAGCCACTGCAAGAGGTGGCCTGGCAGGAGCAACTAAACCCACACGTGGGCAAGAAGTGCCACCCCAAAGTCCATAGAATACCACCAGGCCCTGAAGCAGAGTGCAAGGCAAGAAGCAGCCTTCAGCCAAGGGAGGGCATAGACTGGAGCCTACTGAAGGTGgtgttcctgctgccccacaAAACAGGCACAGTCAAAGCCTTAGAGAGctcagagagctcagagccctatCCCAAACAGCCCATCCCCCCCACCAGCCCTGCGCCCTGACTCACCATCGGAATCGATGCTGTTCAAGGCAGTTGGAGGGATGATGGACACTTTGTACTGGCCCAGGGGGCACCTCTTGCCAAGGAGCTCCTTGCAGGCACTGTGAacctgggagcacagggacacccgTATAAGCAAAGCCGGGGGACGCAGCACCAGAGTCCCCAGCATCAGCTTTCCCCGAGGTGCACGCAGGAGGGGCGGCGCCgtctgtgctgggagagggtgGGGACGGGGGTGGGTGCATCCTTACGATGGCCTTGCACCAGAGGCAGCGCCAGTCCTGCAGCCTCCGCACGCTGCCGCAGGTGCGGTCGCACACGGCGCAGCGTGCGCTGACGGGCAGGTTCCCCTCCAGCCACTGGTGGGGCATGGCCAcctgcagagaagggcagccACCAACGGCATCCTGCACACTTGAGGGAAAGGTCATAGGCCACCTCCTTCCCCAGGCACCCAAGGTGGTGCCatgcagcagggccaggcaggtCTGGGACCCCTCCATGTCctctcagcccagcctgcctggcCCCTCGAAGCCATCAGCACGTGAGGCAGGGCAGACACATCCCCAGAAAATGTCTGGAGCTGGCCCCACTTGGACAGCAGGAAGGGATCCTGATACAGGGTGTCTGCTTaccccatcctcatcctcgaTGATTTCAATGCCGATGGAGGCCAGAGTTGTCCACTTGCAGTTGTTCGTGGCTCTGACAGCACAGCGCTTGTGTGCCTTGAACTTGCAGACTGCACGGGGGGGGGGacagtgaggagcagggaaggtcCCACGGCAcgcacagccctgctcccaaaCCCCTCTGGGCAGCGGGCATCACCCCGCACCGCTCCTGCTCTGGCCCAGCAGAGAGGCGTCCCTGCCCcgagcccagcccctgcccacccccagcaggagccagcactgACCTTCACAGGAGAGGCCGTGGGAGGTGACCCCGGGAAGAGCCTCGCGGCACACGTTGCAGAAGGTGGGGCGTGCGTGCGAGCAGGCGTACCAGTTGTGCATGCCCGAGAAGTGCTCCATGTTGAACTGTGTGGCCtggaggcacagccctgccccatcaGTGCCTGGGACtgcccccctccctgctgtcgCCCGAGTCCCCCCAGCCCAACTCCTGTCCTCCTTGCCGGGCTGCGCCAAGGGCAACAGCTCTTGTCTGGCAGGCAAAAGCACACAGAGGGAAACACATTCCACGTGGAAATACAGACCCACGCAACACCCTGCCCACATCACCTCATGGATCTCCCACTTCTGGACAGATTTCAGGGCAGTGATCCAGTCCTCCATCTCCTTGCGGTTCTCGGCACACAGGATGAGCTTCCGGAACGGCGTGATCACCTGCAACAGCCACCACCCCTGTCCTGTGCCAAGGCCACTGCCAGGACCCAGCCAGGACCCAGCCAGGACCCAGCACAGGACCCAGCACAGGATCCAGCACAGGATCCAGCCAGGACCCAGCACAGGATCCAGCCAGGACCCAGCCAGGACCCAGCCAGGACCCAGCAATCTGCCAATCAGTGCCACCTCCGGCAGCAGGAGCCCATGCTATGGAGTGCCCCATGGCTCTGGAGGATGAGGGAGGTCTGTAGTGCCTCCCCACAAGGAGCCAAGGTCTCCACAGGGTGCAGTTGGTAGACCCACACCTCCCTCACCGTGAAACTGTTGTTGATGTTCTTGGTGCTGGTCTCGGCGACGCTGGCATCGGACAGGTCCACCTCATCAAAGATCAGGGACTGCAAGGGAGGAACCAGAGCCCCAGTCCACCAGGCAGGGATCTCTGCCCCCGCCTGGGCTGGCAGGCTCAGGTCCCCCCTGACTGAGCACGCTGGAAGTGCCCCCAGCCTACCTTGGCATCCTTAGCATAATAGAGTGTCCTGCCTCGCAGCTTGAAATAACGTCTCTTCCACCTCTGGAAGGAGCTCGTCTGCTTCAGCAACAGTCcctggtgggggggggggggggggggggggggggggggggggggggggggggggggggggggggggggggggggggggggggggggggggggggggggggggggggggggggggggggggggggggggggggggggggggggggggggggggggggggggggggggggggggggggggggggggggggggggggggggggggggggggggggggggggggggggggggggggggggggggggggggggggggggggggggggggggggggggggggggggggggggggggggggggggggggggggggggggggggggggggggggggggggggggggggggggggggggggggggggggggggggggggggggggggggggggggggggggggggggggggggggggggggggggggggggggggggggggggggggggggggggggggggggggggggggcaggacCCAGCCAGGACCCAGCACAGGACCCAGCCAGGACCCAGCCAGGACCCAGCCAGGACCCAGCAATCTGCCAATCAGTGCCACCTCCGGCAGCAGGAGCCCATGCTATGGAGTGCCCCATGGCTCTGGAGGATGAGGGAGGTCTGTAGTGCCTCCCCACAAGGAGCCAAGGTCTCCACAGGGTGCAGTTGGTAGACCCACACCTCCCTCACCGTGAAACTGTTGTTGATGTTCTTGGTGCTGGTCTCGGCGACGCTGGCATCGGACAGGTCCACCTCATCAAAGATCAGGGACTGCAAGGGAGGAACCAGAGCCCCAGTCCACCAGGCAGGGATCTCTGCCCCCGCCTGGGCTGGCAGGCTCAGGTCCCCCCTGACTGAGCACGCTGGAAGTGCCCCCAGCCTACCTTGGCATCCTTAGCATAATAGAGTGTCCTGCCTCGCAGCTTGAAATAACGTCTCTTCCACCTCTGGAAGGAGCTCGTCTGCTTCAGCAACAGTCCCTCCTTCACGCTCTTCTGCAGAGACCACAGAGTCCtgagctcccacagcccctcgGGATCACCAAAGCCACCATTCTCCCCCGTGACACCCGTCCCCAGGCCCCCAGGAGCACGGATTGGACATTCTGGGGCTCACTCTCTGCTGCACGTAGCAGGGCGAGTTATGTTCCCTGCCCACCACCACCTGGGCATTGGGCACTCCCTGTGATCTGGAAGGATGCTGCTGGGTatggcagggctggaagatGCAGGTGTCCAGCAGTGCAGCGCCTCCACTGCTGATGCTTCCACTccatccccagggcagtgcctggaggtactcatccagctgctgctgaggggacactggtGCCCCAGATACACCAGGACTGCATCTTGGAAGCACCATTACCTGGGCACTGTTTGGAGAGCAggtgcagccagctctgccttgccccacagcccctggagggGACAACCTGAGGGTGGctcacagcaggcacagaatgccctgcagcacagtgcaCCACTGCAacctgcctgcccctcctctgccctccctgaaACACAGCACCTGCCAATATTTACCCTTCCCGCAGTGGTGTTTACAAGACTCAATTAATTAGTGTTTGCAACATGGCTAGGAGCCTGAGCGGGGTGGCAGAGATGCTCTGGCACTGCCTCATCTTTGATTGTATCTTCTTTAAACACCACCGGCAGctcccttcagctgctgctctgcaattAGCTGCCACAGTGGTTGTATCCAATCCAGGCACATGATGACAAGCCACATTTAACGGCAAATTAGCACTGGGCATGAGGGCACAGTGAGGGAACCATGGCCCTGGGGCTCTGCGCTCCTGTGCCAACCCATGTGCTGCAAGGGGTGGCACCCAGGCACCTGCCAGCCTGCAAACACACCAGCCCCAGGTCTCAGCCTTAATCTACTGGCCCATGGGTCTGAACCAGATGGCCAAAGCACCAGGAACAGCGGAAGCCTTAAAAGTCACAAAGAAGCTAAAACCACACCTGGGGTGCTCAAATCCCCAAACGCCCAACGCTCCCGGAGCTCCCTGGGGCACCCACCAAGctgttccctgctctctcccagcctgcagtTTGAAGAGGGGCGTTTTAAGGCTTTATCACTCCTCAGGACTGGTCAGAGTTTGGCTGTGGTCAATCACTGTGATGCCTACGAATGCTGGCAcaaacagcccagctgcccccagtgccagcaccccGGACACACCGTGTCCTTGCCCTggcctgcagctgggagagcacacagggctctTTCCAGTGGGGTCCACCTGTGACCACCAGATCCACACACAAACCATGCACCCTAGGGTCCTTGTCCCACACCAGGAGGGGACAAGCCACAGCCAGGTGGGATCCAGCCCCAAACACCAATCCTCCAcacctggctgctctcctcagGCACAGGTGCCGTGtttgctgcagtcactgctgctgctgcaaaggacAGGCAGTGTGTGACAGTGAGGAGTGGTGTGAGGAGCTGTGACACTGGGGGCGCGGAAGAACAGGATgacaaggagaaggaaggagaggtggGTCCATGATGGTGCCGCAGGGctgtcacagcagggctggagccagcagggcaCGGGCActctgcctggctccagggcCACATGGGTGGCAGGATACAGCAAGAACTGGCTGCCTGGGAGCCTGGTACCCACTCCTGCAAAGGAGGGTCAGAGCCAAAACATCCCCAGCAACAGCTCCTGACAGCAGCAAAAAGTCATCACCCAGCCCCAAGATGTCAGAGTCCTGGccatcccagggacaggacGCAGCTGCCCTGAAAGGCAGAGTCCCCCACCTTCACCACATCACCCATCAGAGTTTTACAGCACTTCCCATACCATGGCTGGGGGGAGAGTACCTCAGTTTTCCACCAGCGCAGACTAATCCCAACATGGGGTGGCAAAATTGGTGCAGAGAAGCTCAGGGGACACCTCACCCCACACCCACCCTCGGGAGTGCTTCAGGCATCCGAGCCAAGCCCTCTGTGTTGCCATGTGCAGCATTTTGCTGCACTGCTCCTCGCATCAGCAGCTGCCCGTCCAGGCTCCATCACCCCTGGTGTGTGATGCCATGTGGTACAGGTTCCATTGCTGCCAGCATGGGGCCAgacagcccctcctggggaAAATAAGGCAGGTCCCCTTTCCAAAATAAGCTGCCACCTGGGCAGGTGCACGAGTCTGGGGTGCTGGAGGGCTGTTCTGGGGTCTCACTGTGGTAAGCCACCCACCTACCTCAGTTTCTGACCCTGGGTCTCAGCCAGGAGCatttgctccagctgctggggcagggagcagctcccaagTGGCTCCGAGGTTTTGGACCCCTGCTTCTGGAATGAACAACAGGAGACACCTGAGAGGCACCTGATggccaagggcagcagcaggccCAGCCAcgcactgcagcagcactgctgggtgagCCCAGGGTTTCCTCTCTGCAAACAGGAAAGGGGTGGGGATGGCAAGGGCAGACAGGCCGTGACAGGGTGGCATCACCCTcgctgtgctggctccagggcaccagTGTCACCACAATAATACAGTATGTGGCTATTAGGTACCCAAGAGCTcaaaagagctggagctgagctcctgcagcacaaggaCTGCCTCCTCTTCCTGGAGACTTCTGGGGACACTGGCAGCCCCTGGCCACTGGGCTGCACTGGTCACTGCACAGCTGTAAGCACAGTGTGCCACccacaccccaaaacaaacccaagcaCTTCCACTCACCCcaactgcagcttttctgtctgaagagccccaggcagcactgcagggagccTCAACAAAGCCAGTGCTGGCCCCATTGCAGCAAGCGAggcagcacccccagagccacAACAACCCACCCAGCCATCAGGCACAGATCCCCCGCAGGGCTCTGTCCGAGCACTccactgccccatcccaaggtccctccctgctctgtccagCCCAGGGActcagcaccagcactgggggatcccagaggcacagggcagcaaGGCAAAGGCAAGAATGAAACCACACAGCGTCTGCAGACACACGACCACCTCCAGCTCAGACGCAGCTGaagtggcagtggcagcagaacCTCAAAGGGCACACAGGTAAAAATGaccctgggaggagctgggccCTGCCAGGACTGGGCTGGTGCCCAGAGGCCACCATGCCACAGGCTGGCTGTGTGCTCGCCACAAGCAGGGCGCTTAAACCACAGCCCAGCGAGCTCAACACCCTCCAGGGATTCTTCCAGGTCAGGCCACAACCCAAAATACCAGCCCTGCCTTCAGCCCTAAAGCAGAGCCCCAGAATGCTGCTTTGTTCT includes:
- the DGKK gene encoding diacylglycerol kinase kappa isoform X2, translating into MAEKLVPGDLFSRKTRESVSSLDSDKLAPISPEVGGEESSDSEGEQEDSSHKLIRKVSTSGQMRSKKSVKEGLLLKQTSSFQRWKRRYFKLRGRTLYYAKDAKSLIFDEVDLSDASVAETSTKNINNSFTVITPFRKLILCAENRKEMEDWITALKSVQKWEIHEATQFNMEHFSGMHNWYACSHARPTFCNVCREALPGVTSHGLSCEVCKFKAHKRCAVRATNNCKWTTLASIGIEIIEDEDGVAMPHQWLEGNLPVSARCAVCDRTCGSVRRLQDWRCLWCKAIVHSACKELLGKRCPLGQYKVSIIPPTALNSIDSDGFWKATCPSTCSSPLLAFVNSKSGDNQGVKFLRKFKQFLNPAQVFDLMNGGPHLGLRLFQKFSTFRILVCGGDGSVGWVLSEIDALGLHKQCQLGVLPLGTGNDLARVLGWGSLCDDDTQLLQILEKLERATTKMLDRWSVLTYEAPKQSPSALKEEDNGDSNIQVQIYHYADSVAFHLAKILESDKHSVVISSAKFLCGTVNDFVAEVGRAYKRATENKQEAELMARKCAMLNEKLDSLVRELNEEAQAIMVPEEMAQADVKDQEKAGSFNPSPMPRIFKSKEQLMLRANSLKKALRQIIEQTEKAVDEQNKQTQAYQGSVGPSKDSSEELSKEEEKLSSRRDTVTSASSSIILDRPDTFGSLQFPEDPSTLHFSEKCVMNNYFGIGLDAKISLEFNNKRDEHPKKCSSRTKNMMWYGVLGTKELLQRTYKNLEQRVQLECDGVPISLPSLQGIAVLNIPSYAGGINFWGGTKEDSNFGAPSFDDKKLEVVAVFGSIQMAVSRVINLQHHRIAQCRVVKITIRGDEGVPVQVDGEAWIQPPGIIKIQHKNRAQMLTRDRAFESTLKSWEDKQKGESYRAGARPRLSSQQSMEYLTEEESSLLQQVSRVAETLIARIHEAAKAHKAVEQELAHAVNASSLALSEALSHKAAGASEFLSRNVAVEVVLSIKELWAETRAFLEGKALDSPQEEEALHGPLSVLGQELQRLLDIHWLGPIAHSAEEEGASSANKGSFKLRLNIPKPRKEKDKLQKQKANSALPADKWSSEEVAAWLEALGLGEYRDIFVRHDIQGSELILLERRDLKDLGITKVGHMKRILQAIKELSNLP
- the DGKK gene encoding diacylglycerol kinase kappa isoform X4, translated to MQKSVKEGLLLKQTSSFQRWKRRYFKLRGRTLYYAKDAKSLIFDEVDLSDASVAETSTKNINNSFTVITPFRKLILCAENRKEMEDWITALKSVQKWEIHEATQFNMEHFSGMHNWYACSHARPTFCNVCREALPGVTSHGLSCEVCKFKAHKRCAVRATNNCKWTTLASIGIEIIEDEDGVAMPHQWLEGNLPVSARCAVCDRTCGSVRRLQDWRCLWCKAIVHSACKELLGKRCPLGQYKVSIIPPTALNSIDSDGFWKATCPSTCSSPLLAFVNSKSGDNQGVKFLRKFKQFLNPAQVFDLMNGGPHLGLRLFQKFSTFRILVCGGDGSVGWVLSEIDALGLHKQCQLGVLPLGTGNDLARVLGWGSLCDDDTQLLQILEKLERATTKMLDRWSVLTYEAPKQSPSALKEEDNGDSNIQVQIYHYADSVAFHLAKILESDKHSVVISSAKFLCGTVNDFVAEVGRAYKRATENKQEAELMARKCAMLNEKLDSLVRELNEEAQAIMVPEEMAQADVKDQEKAGSFNPSPMPRIFKSKEQLMLRANSLKKALRQIIEQTEKAVDEQNKQTQAYQGSVGPSKDSSEELSKEEEKLSSRRDTVTSASSSIILDRPDTFGSLQFPEDPSTLHFSEKCVMNNYFGIGLDAKISLEFNNKRDEHPKKCSSRTKNMMWYGVLGTKELLQRTYKNLEQRVQLECDGVPISLPSLQGIAVLNIPSYAGGINFWGGTKEDSNFGAPSFDDKKLEVVAVFGSIQMAVSRVINLQHHRIAQCRVVKITIRGDEGVPVQVDGEAWIQPPGIIKIQHKNRAQMLTRDRAFESTLKSWEDKQKGESYRAGARPRLSSQQSMEYLTEEESSLLQQVSRVAETLIARIHEAAKAHKAVEQELAHAVNASSLALSEALSHKAAGASEFLSRNVAVEVVLSIKELWAETRAFLEGKALDSPQEEEALHGPLSVLGQELQRLLDIHWLGPIAHSAEEEGASSANKGSFKLRLNIPKPRKEKDKLQKQKANSALPADKWSSEEVAAWLEALGLGEYRDIFVRHDIQGSELILLERRDLKDLGITKVGHMKRILQAIKELSNLP
- the DGKK gene encoding diacylglycerol kinase kappa isoform X1, coding for MAEKLVPGDLFSRKTRESVSSLDSDKLAPISPEVGGEESSDSEGEQEDSSHKLIRKVSTSGQMRSKKSVKEGLLLKQTSSFQRWKRRYFKLRGRTLYYAKDAKSLIFDEVDLSDASVAETSTKNINNSFTVITPFRKLILCAENRKEMEDWITALKSVQKWEIHEATQFNMEHFSGMHNWYACSHARPTFCNVCREALPGVTSHGLSCEVCKFKAHKRCAVRATNNCKWTTLASIGIEIIEDEDGVAMPHQWLEGNLPVSARCAVCDRTCGSVRRLQDWRCLWCKAIVHSACKELLGKRCPLGQYKVSIIPPTALNSIDSDGFWKATCPSTCSSPLLAFVNSKSGDNQGVKFLRKFKQFLNPAQVFDLMNGGPHLGLRLFQKFSTFRILVCGGDGSVGWVLSEIDALGLHKQCQLGVLPLGTGNDLARVLGWGSLCDDDTQLLQILEKLERATTKMLDRWSVLTYEAPKQSPSALKEEDNGDSNIQVQIYHYADSVAFHLAKILESDKHSVVISSAKFLCGTVNDFVAEVGRAYKRATENKQEAELMARKCAMLNEKLDSLVRELNEEAQAIMVPEEMAQADVKDQEKAGSFNPSPMPRIFKSKEQLMLRANSLKKALRQIIEQTEKAVDEQNKQTQAYQGSVGPSKDSSEELSKEEEKLSSRRDTVTSASSSIILDRPDTFGSLQFPEDPSTLHFSEKCVMNNYFGIGLDAKISLEFNNKRDEHPKKCSSRTKNMMWYGVLGTKELLQRTYKNLEQRVQLECDGVPISLPSLQGIAVLNIPSYAGGINFWGGTKEDSNFGAPSFDDKKLEVVAVFGSIQMAVSRVINLQHHRIAQCRVVKITIRGDEGVPVQVDGEAWIQPPGIIKIQHKNRAQMLTRDRAFESTLKSWEDKQKGESYRAGARPRLSSQQSMEYLTEEESSLLQQVSRVAETLIARIHEAAKAHKAVEQELAHAVNASSLALSEALSHKAAGASEFLSRNVAVEVVLSIKELWAETRAFLEGKAVSEGLESSQSPPKLVALGLAEGWARSLSPQLDSPQEEEALHGPLSVLGQELQRLLDIHWLGPIAHSAEEEGASSANKGSFKLRLNIPKPRKEKDKLQKQKANSALPADKWSSEEVAAWLEALGLGEYRDIFVRHDIQGSELILLERRDLKDLGITKVGHMKRILQAIKELSNLP
- the DGKK gene encoding diacylglycerol kinase kappa isoform X3 encodes the protein MAEKLVPGDLFSRKTRESVSSLDSDKLAPISPEVGGEESSDSEGEQEDSSHKLIRKVSTSGQMRSKKSVKEGLLLKQTSSFQRWKRRYFKLRGRTLYYAKDAKSLIFDEVDLSDASVAETSTKNINNSFTVITPFRKLILCAENRKEMEDWITALKSVQKWEIHEATQFNMEHFSGMHNWYACSHARPTFCNVCREALPGVTSHGLSCEVCKFKAHKRCAVRATNNCKWTTLASIGIEIIEDEDGVAMPHQWLEGNLPVSARCAVCDRTCGSVRRLQDWRCLWCKAIVHSACKELLGKRCPLGQYKVSIIPPTALNSIDSDGFWKATCPSTCSSPLLAFVNSKSGDNQGVKFLRKFKQFLNPAQVFDLMNGGPHLGLRLFQKFSTFRILVCGGDGSVGWVLSEIDALGLHKQCQLGVLPLGTGNDLARVLGWGSLCDDDTQLLQILEKLERATTKMLDRWSVLTYEAPKQSPSALKEEDNGDSNIQVQIYHYADSVAFHLAKILESDKHSVVISSAKFLCGTVNDFVAEVGRAYKRATENKQEAELMARKCAMLNEKLDSLVRELNEEAQAIMVPEEMAQADVKDQEKAGSFNPSPMPRIFKSKEQLMLRANSLKKALRQIIEQTEKAVDEQNKQTQAYQGSVGPSKDSSEELSKEEEKLSSRRDTVTSASSSIILDRPDTFGSLQFPEDPSTLHFSEKCVMNNYFGIGLDAKISLEFNNKRDEHPKKCSSRTKNMMWYGVLGTKELLQRTYKNLEQRVQLECDGVPISLPSLQGIAVLNIPSYAGGINFWGGTKEDSNFGAPSFDDKKLEVVAVFGSIQMAVSRVINLQHHRIAQCRVVKITIRGDEGVPVQVDGEAWIQPPGIIKIQHKNRAQMLTRDRAFESTLKSWEDKQKGESYRAGARPRLSSQQSMEYLTEEESSLLQQVSRVAETLIARIHEAAKAHKAVEQELAHAVNASSLALSEALSHKAAGASEFLSRNVAVEVVLSIKELWAETRAFLEGKALDSPQEEEALHGPLSVLGQELQRLLDIHWLGPIAHSAEEEGASSANKGSFKLRLNIPKPRKEKDKLQKQKANSALPDKWSSEEVAAWLEALGLGEYRDIFVRHDIQGSELILLERRDLKDLGITKVGHMKRILQAIKELSNLP